In Seonamhaeicola sp. S2-3, the genomic window GAATTCAATCTATTGATATTTTAAGAGGTGTTGTAATGGTGTTAATGGCTTTAGATCATACTAGAGATTATTTTCATTTGGATGCCTCTTTAAATAATCCTACAAATATAGAAACCACAACTCCTATATTGTTTTTCACTAGGTTTATAACGCATTATTGTGCACCTGTTTTTGTGTTTTTAGCGGGAACCTCGGCTTTTCTTTATGGCAATAATAAAACAAAACCTAAACTTTTTAAATTCTTATTTACTAGAGGTTTATGGCTTATATTTCTTGAAATTTTTGTTAATAGCTTTAATTGGACTTTTGATTACACTTACAGTTTAATAGCTTTACAAGTTATTTGGGCTATAGGTATAGGTATGATTGCTCTTTCTTTTCTTGTTTTACTACCTAAAAAAGTTATTCTTGGTATTGGTATTATTCTAGTTGCGGGTCATAACCTTCTAGATAAAACTATTGCTGAAGGTACTAGTTTTCAATCTATCATTTGGTACATGTTACATCAACCTAATAGTATTCCAATAAGTGGAACTAGATTTGCCTATATTATTTATCCTGTTATTCCTTGGATTGGGCTCATTGCGTTAGGATATTGCTTTGGTTCATTTTATACTAGAGGGTTTTGTGCTGAAACTAGAAAAAAATGGTTACTATCACTTGGTATTGGTGCTATTGTACTGTTTTTTATTATTAGAGGTACTAATATGTATGGAGATTTAACACCGTGGTCTACGCAAGATACTTTTACAAAAACCGTAATGTCTTTTTTTAAAGTAACTAAATACCCGCCATCTTTATCATATATATTAATAACCATAGGGCCTTCATTACTCTTTTTATTAGCTATTGAAAAAGCTAAAAATAAAATAACCGATTTCTTTTTAGTATTTGGTAGAGTGCCACTTTTCTATTATTTCTTACACATATTTGTAATTCACAGTTTTGCAATTATTGGTGTTATTTTATTTAATGAAGGTTGGCGAGACATTCTTTCAAACATCTCTGACAGATCTATTATAGGACTTGCAAAATATGGCTATTCGCTTTTTGTTGTGTATTTAGTTTGGATAGGTATTGTAGCACTACTTTACTTACCTAGTAAAAAATACATGATTTACAAAGCAAATAATAAGCAAAAATGGTGGTTAAGCTATTTGTAATTAATCTTTTAACTTACCACTAAACACCGAAACTTTAGAATTAAACGGGTTTCCAGAAGCTCTTCGCAACATCACTATTTGTCCACAATGCCACAACGCATCTGCAATTGGTCCGTTAATGATATTCCAAAAAGGCACCGCAGTAGCTTCAAATT contains:
- a CDS encoding DUF1624 domain-containing protein, producing MSVIKSTRIQSIDILRGVVMVLMALDHTRDYFHLDASLNNPTNIETTTPILFFTRFITHYCAPVFVFLAGTSAFLYGNNKTKPKLFKFLFTRGLWLIFLEIFVNSFNWTFDYTYSLIALQVIWAIGIGMIALSFLVLLPKKVILGIGIILVAGHNLLDKTIAEGTSFQSIIWYMLHQPNSIPISGTRFAYIIYPVIPWIGLIALGYCFGSFYTRGFCAETRKKWLLSLGIGAIVLFFIIRGTNMYGDLTPWSTQDTFTKTVMSFFKVTKYPPSLSYILITIGPSLLFLLAIEKAKNKITDFFLVFGRVPLFYYFLHIFVIHSFAIIGVILFNEGWRDILSNISDRSIIGLAKYGYSLFVVYLVWIGIVALLYLPSKKYMIYKANNKQKWWLSYL